In Citrus sinensis cultivar Valencia sweet orange chromosome 4, DVS_A1.0, whole genome shotgun sequence, one DNA window encodes the following:
- the LOC102606892 gene encoding RNA polymerase sigma factor sigA, with translation MMATAAVIGLSAGKRLLSSSFYYSDISEKFSYINDLGSANSQVGSTKNVVAAKKSSNYNPSFPSSNRQTQPIKALKEHVDTNFASTAEPWAEPPNSIEEESSELDYSVEALLLLQKSMLEKQWNLSFERTVLTDSPSKKTHKKVPVTCSGVSARQRRLNSKKKILSQNKSVPQQNGSKQLRSMISPELIQNHLKGYVKGVVSEELLTHAEVVRLSKKIKTGLSLDDHKLRLKERLGCEPSMEQLAASLRISRPELQSILMECSLAREKLVMSNVRLVMSIAQRYDNMGADMADLVQGGLIGLLRGIEKFDSSKGFKISTYVYWWIRQGVSRALVENSRTLRLPNHLHERLGLIRNAKLRLEEKGVTPSVDRIAEYLNMSQKKVRNATEAIGKVFSLDREAFPSLNGLPGETHHSYIADNRVENNPWHGVDDWALKDEVNKLIIVTLGEREREIIRLYYGLDKECLTWEDISKRIGLSRERVRQVGLVALEKLKHAARKKKMEAMLVKH, from the exons ATGATGGCCACAGCTGCTGTTATTGGACTTAGCGCTGGCAAGAGGCTCTTGAGTTCTTCATTTTACTATTCTGATATCTcggaaaaattctcatatatCAATGATCTTGGATCTGCAAACTCTCAAGTTGGTTCAACTAAGAATGTGGTAGCTGCCAAGAAGTCATCAAATTATAATCCAAGCTTTCCATCATCGAATCGACAAACTCAGCCTATTAAGGCTCTCAAAGAACATGTGGATACTAATTTTGCTTCTACTGCAGAGCCATGGGCTGAACCACCAAACAGCATAGAAGAGGAAAGCTCTGAGCTTGACTATTCAGTGGAGGCACTTCTTTTGCTTCAGAAGTCTATGCTCGAAAAGCAATGGAATCTTTCTTTTGAGAGAACAGTTTTAACTGATTCACCGAGTAAGAAAACTCACAAGAAGGTGCCGGTCACTTGCTCTGGTGTATCTGCTCGGCAACGAAGATTgaattctaaaaagaaaatattaagcCAGAATAAATCTGTTCCCCAACAGAATGGCTCCAAGCAGCTAAGATCAATGATTAGTCCGGAACTAATTCAGAATCATCTAAAGGGCTATGTGAAGGGTGTGGTAAGTGAAGAGCTGCTCACCCATGCCGAAGTTGTGCGTCtatcaaagaaaattaaaactggCCTTTCCTTGGATGATCATAAATTGAG ATTGAAGGAGAGGTTGGGGTGTGAGCCATCAATGGAACAACTTGCAGCTTCCTTGAGGATTTCTCGTCCTGAGTTACAGTCAATATTGATGGAGTGTTCGTTGGCAAGAGAGAAGCTGGTGATGAGCAATGTTCGTTTGGTCATGTCTATAGCTCAACGATATGATAACATGGGTGCCGACATGGCTGACCTCGTTCAG GGTGGATTGATTGGATTATTGCGTGGGATTGAGAAATTTGATTCTTCAAagggtttcaaaatttcaacttATGTGTATTGGTGGATACGCCAG GGTGTTTCTAGAGCATTAGTTGAGAATTCAAGAACCTTAAGATTGCCTAATCATCTGCATGAAAGGTTAGGCTTGATCCGGAATGCAAAGCTTAGGCTAGAAGAGAAAGGAGTAACACCATCAGTTGAT AGAATTGCAGAATACTTAAATATGTCCCAGAAGAAAGTCAGAAACGCGACAGAG GCAATTGGCAAGGTCTTCTCACTTGATAGGGAGGCATTCCCCTCTTTAAATGGCCTCCCAGGAGAAACCCATCATAGT tacaTTGCGGATAATCGCGTGGAGAACAACCCGTGGCATGGAGTAGATGATTGGGCTCTCaag GATGAAGTAAACAAGCTCATCATAGTGACACTTGGAGAACGTGAGAGAGAGATCATACGTCTTTACTATGGTCTTGACAAGGAATGTCTTACGTGGGAGGATATAAGCAAACG TATAGGTTTGTCCCGAGAAAGAGTTAGGCAAGTTGGACTTGTGGCACTAGAGAAACTAAAACATGCCGCgaggaagaaaaagatggaggCCATGCTTGTGAAACATTAG